In Cystobacter fuscus DSM 2262, a single window of DNA contains:
- a CDS encoding cytochrome P450, whose protein sequence is MQASDYNPMLPAVQADPYPYYATLRENAPVYFNEQLGWYIVSRYEDVIAITKNPAVFSSARAVVRPEQLDAAEKVAPTAVRAFRRGILLSEDPPLHTKTRSVVTRAFTPKRVAEMEPRIRQLARELISQLPRSGEFDLIKDLAEPLPLIVIAEMMGAEPKLRHEFKRWSDNAVATFYALARGAELSGIERTSQEMHDYMSRALEARRQQPREDLIQALLDNGVREGLLSVDEAIAFCRLLLVAGNETTTNLLGNGMHALLSHPDQLERLTREPTLIPNAVEEMLRYDSAAQVFFRKVTQDVEVSGTHIPAGANVLLLFGSANRDPRKFQDPDRFDVTRNVTGHVALGHGIHFCLGAPLARLEARVVLEELLTPDRRLSLVPDQHLENVPNFNVRGLKSLRVRTEPAPDARASA, encoded by the coding sequence ATGCAAGCCAGCGACTACAACCCCATGTTGCCCGCGGTGCAGGCCGATCCCTACCCGTATTACGCGACGCTCCGCGAGAACGCTCCCGTCTACTTCAACGAGCAGCTCGGCTGGTACATCGTCAGCCGCTACGAGGACGTCATCGCCATCACCAAGAACCCGGCGGTCTTCTCCTCCGCGCGAGCCGTCGTGCGGCCAGAGCAGCTCGACGCGGCGGAGAAGGTGGCGCCCACCGCCGTTCGCGCTTTCCGCCGGGGCATCCTCCTCAGCGAGGATCCGCCCCTGCACACGAAGACCCGGAGCGTGGTGACCCGGGCCTTCACCCCCAAGCGCGTCGCCGAGATGGAGCCGCGCATCCGGCAACTCGCCCGCGAGCTCATCTCCCAGCTCCCCCGCTCGGGCGAGTTCGATCTCATCAAGGACCTGGCCGAGCCGCTGCCCCTCATCGTCATCGCAGAGATGATGGGCGCGGAGCCGAAGCTCCGGCACGAGTTCAAGCGCTGGTCCGACAATGCCGTCGCCACCTTCTACGCGCTGGCCCGTGGCGCGGAGTTGTCCGGCATCGAGCGCACCTCTCAAGAGATGCACGACTACATGTCACGGGCCCTGGAGGCGCGCCGCCAGCAGCCCCGGGAGGATCTCATCCAGGCGCTGCTGGACAACGGCGTGCGCGAGGGCCTGCTCTCCGTGGACGAGGCGATCGCCTTCTGCCGGCTGCTGCTCGTGGCGGGCAACGAGACCACCACCAACCTGCTCGGCAACGGCATGCACGCGCTGCTGAGCCACCCCGATCAACTGGAGCGGCTCACGCGCGAGCCCACGCTGATCCCCAACGCGGTGGAGGAAATGCTCCGCTACGACTCGGCCGCGCAGGTGTTCTTCCGCAAGGTGACGCAGGACGTGGAGGTGTCCGGCACGCACATCCCCGCGGGCGCCAACGTCCTGTTGCTCTTCGGCTCCGCCAATCGCGACCCGCGCAAGTTCCAGGATCCGGATCGCTTCGACGTGACGCGGAACGTCACGGGCCATGTCGCCCTCGGCCACGGCATCCACTTCTGCCTCGGAGCGCCCCTGGCGCGGCTGGAGGCCCGGGTGGTCCTGGAGGAACTGCTCACGCCCGACCGCCGGCTCTCCCTGGTGCCGGACCAGCACCTGGAGAACGTGCCGAACTTCAACGTCCGGGGCCTCAAGTCCCTGCGGGTCCGCACGGAGCCCGCGCCGGACGCTCGCGCGAGCGCCTGA
- a CDS encoding carbohydrate-binding protein — translation MKLLPASLCFLLPLLSATPVLAQNAPATWTEHWFEHNQTVSRVYQDNDVAIYFDPDVNRSITWPNSFVRDVWKYTKKTYGHFGPDMQLYAIFHTGKYGGGHPSTYFDADHDYRNVIDVGSGSATAWTSGTGWDLDIVTHEVSHIVEFGSKGVQGSPAFNRWGDSKWAEIFIYDVYLALGRTSDANRVYNDVINKTDSFPRANTHWFRDWFYPIYKNHGGASVLNRFFVLLAQYFPRNGKDYAREMNWGEFVHFWSGAAGVNLKTQATSAFGWPAEWETQFVQAQRDFPFTYTKPGPTAVSVFQDLNLGGYGAALPVGRYTLSALNAWGVRNDDITSLKVTSGYQVTLYADDNFGGASLIKTADDASLIDDDWNDKVSSLVVSQGPSTPGTLIQAEAYSSMSGVSTEATSDSGGGSNVSYIDTADWLAYNGIQFPSSGTYRVEYRVASPSGGRLSLDLNAGATVLGTLDIPATGDWQSWSTISHTVTVTAGTYNVGIYAQAGGWNFNWFRITKI, via the coding sequence ATGAAACTCCTGCCTGCTTCGTTGTGCTTCCTATTGCCGTTGCTCTCCGCCACTCCTGTCCTGGCACAGAACGCGCCCGCGACCTGGACGGAGCACTGGTTCGAACACAACCAGACCGTCTCCCGCGTCTATCAGGACAATGACGTGGCCATCTATTTCGACCCAGACGTGAACCGGTCCATCACCTGGCCCAACAGCTTCGTGCGCGACGTGTGGAAGTACACCAAGAAGACCTACGGGCACTTCGGCCCGGACATGCAGCTCTACGCCATCTTCCACACGGGCAAGTACGGCGGAGGGCATCCCTCCACGTACTTCGACGCGGACCACGACTACCGCAACGTGATCGACGTGGGGAGCGGCTCCGCCACGGCCTGGACGAGCGGTACCGGCTGGGACCTGGACATCGTCACCCACGAGGTTTCCCATATCGTGGAGTTTGGGAGCAAGGGCGTACAGGGCTCACCCGCCTTCAACCGGTGGGGCGATAGCAAGTGGGCGGAGATCTTCATCTACGACGTCTACCTGGCGCTGGGTCGCACCAGTGATGCGAACCGCGTGTACAACGACGTCATCAACAAGACGGACAGTTTCCCCCGTGCCAACACGCACTGGTTCCGGGACTGGTTCTACCCCATCTACAAGAACCACGGCGGCGCGTCGGTGCTCAACCGGTTCTTCGTCCTGCTCGCGCAGTACTTCCCGAGGAATGGAAAGGACTATGCGCGGGAAATGAACTGGGGCGAGTTCGTCCACTTCTGGAGCGGCGCGGCGGGCGTCAATCTCAAGACCCAGGCCACCTCTGCCTTTGGATGGCCCGCGGAGTGGGAAACGCAGTTCGTCCAGGCGCAGCGTGACTTCCCCTTCACCTACACCAAGCCAGGCCCCACGGCCGTCTCCGTGTTCCAGGACCTCAATCTCGGGGGCTACGGGGCGGCCCTGCCCGTGGGCCGTTACACCCTGTCCGCCCTGAATGCCTGGGGCGTGCGCAATGACGACATCACCTCGCTGAAGGTCACCAGCGGCTACCAGGTCACCCTGTACGCCGATGACAACTTCGGAGGGGCCAGCCTCATCAAGACGGCGGACGATGCGTCGCTCATCGATGATGACTGGAACGACAAGGTGTCCTCGCTCGTCGTGAGCCAGGGGCCATCGACTCCTGGAACCCTCATCCAGGCGGAGGCCTACAGCTCGATGAGTGGCGTCAGCACCGAGGCCACCTCCGACTCGGGCGGGGGCTCGAACGTGAGCTACATCGATACGGCGGACTGGCTGGCGTACAACGGCATCCAGTTTCCCTCCTCCGGCACCTACAGGGTGGAGTACCGCGTCGCCAGCCCGTCCGGAGGGCGCCTGTCCCTGGACCTGAACGCGGGCGCCACGGTCCTCGGGACGCTGGACATTCCGGCGACGGGTGACTGGCAGTCCTGGAGCACCATCTCGCACACGGTCACCGTGACGGCGGGCACCTACAACGTCGGCATCTACGCCCAGGCGGGTGGCTGGAACTTCAACTGGTTCCGCATCACCAAGATTTGA
- a CDS encoding sensor histidine kinase — protein sequence MAFGIVVGITMVFVPYEFGAAMFQYIYPHIRLLGSLFLVGSAMMLVALMYPAWPAFVGGVGRAFLLGAVAVYWWAAGVLPVSLTGSVLYLFLMVALVVERSTLRRGRGLLPVFIAALALCFGGVMVWSPQEFLRFAMAGLGPYVRWVGVLFFMTGALLAVGLWRREPLYCRLALGGLSLLFLQMVIAVATRGSWSGLSVYSVLSLSCVLLVTVRRWPTLVGVRWRLFRGMALASVLPIVGVGAVASFLAQKALEEELHGKAQQVVAAEKAWLEQTAIIASSLLRVQGQDPGFIALVRDGNREGMEERVSLLAHQSGLFDAAWLLDEAGDTLVSSGWLNREGGNFAHRAYFQDALKGGAQVLLSRPFLTRSGQPFIVFTVPMDLGAGRRAILVGGLSLRRLGLQPTLASRSYHMEMFDRRDGSLLRETERGDVLTRSPVLEWLGVQTLARPEGILEVFDDAGRRLVVAHAQVEGTPWTVVVTARLREAFAPVTRMGAWVVAIAVLAGAIALLLSQWVGRDVAQRLETLRDGFAVLGTPSVEQHVPARGDDEIAQLALGFNEMATRIDRTQKELREAIASRDQFLSMASHELRTPLTPLKATLELLIRQSRSGPGMSPERQRDTFVRLNRQVDRLTRLIGDMLDVSRLQSGRFTLKVAPMDVGALAREVVERIQSARPERARQLTLEVPAQPLVGRWDEQRLDQLLTNLVENALRYSPPDMPVVVRVREEADCVRLEVEDRGIGIPRESLPQLFTPFFRAHNATEHYAGGLGLGLAICREIVERHGGSIQATSDGPGQGTCFTVRLLREAVANAA from the coding sequence GTGGCGTTTGGCATCGTGGTGGGCATCACGATGGTGTTCGTCCCCTATGAGTTCGGGGCCGCGATGTTTCAATACATCTATCCGCACATCCGGCTGCTCGGGAGCCTGTTCCTGGTGGGCTCGGCGATGATGCTCGTCGCGCTCATGTACCCGGCCTGGCCCGCCTTCGTGGGAGGGGTGGGCCGTGCGTTCCTGCTGGGCGCGGTCGCGGTCTACTGGTGGGCGGCCGGCGTCCTGCCCGTCAGCCTCACGGGCTCCGTCCTCTACCTGTTCCTGATGGTCGCGCTCGTCGTGGAGCGGAGCACCCTGCGCCGGGGGCGGGGTCTGCTGCCGGTGTTCATCGCCGCCCTGGCGCTGTGCTTCGGAGGGGTGATGGTCTGGTCACCCCAGGAGTTCCTGCGCTTCGCCATGGCGGGGCTGGGCCCCTACGTGCGGTGGGTGGGCGTCCTGTTCTTCATGACGGGGGCGTTGCTGGCCGTGGGGCTGTGGCGCCGCGAGCCGCTCTATTGCCGCCTGGCCCTGGGCGGCCTGAGTCTCCTGTTCCTGCAGATGGTGATCGCGGTGGCGACGCGGGGCTCGTGGTCGGGGCTGAGCGTGTACTCCGTGCTGTCCCTGTCGTGCGTGCTGCTCGTGACGGTGCGCCGGTGGCCGACGCTGGTCGGGGTACGCTGGCGGCTCTTTCGCGGCATGGCGCTGGCATCGGTGCTGCCCATCGTGGGCGTGGGCGCGGTGGCGTCGTTCCTCGCGCAGAAGGCCCTCGAGGAGGAACTGCACGGCAAGGCGCAACAGGTGGTGGCCGCGGAGAAGGCGTGGCTGGAGCAGACGGCCATCATCGCCAGTTCGCTGTTGCGCGTGCAGGGCCAGGACCCGGGCTTCATCGCCCTGGTTCGCGACGGGAACCGCGAAGGCATGGAGGAGCGGGTGTCGCTGTTGGCGCACCAGTCCGGGCTGTTCGACGCGGCGTGGCTGCTGGACGAGGCCGGGGACACGCTGGTGTCCTCCGGGTGGCTGAACCGGGAGGGCGGCAACTTCGCGCACCGGGCCTACTTCCAGGACGCGCTGAAGGGCGGCGCCCAGGTGCTGCTATCGCGGCCCTTCCTCACCCGCTCGGGGCAGCCGTTCATCGTCTTCACCGTGCCCATGGACCTGGGCGCGGGCCGGCGCGCCATCCTGGTGGGCGGGCTGTCCCTGCGGCGGTTGGGATTGCAGCCGACGCTGGCCTCGCGCAGCTACCACATGGAGATGTTCGACCGCCGGGATGGCAGCCTCCTGCGGGAGACGGAGCGGGGCGACGTGCTCACCCGGTCGCCGGTGCTGGAATGGCTCGGGGTGCAGACGCTGGCGCGTCCGGAGGGAATCCTGGAGGTGTTCGACGACGCGGGGCGCCGGCTCGTGGTGGCGCACGCACAGGTGGAGGGGACGCCGTGGACGGTGGTGGTGACCGCGCGGCTGCGCGAGGCATTCGCGCCGGTGACGCGCATGGGCGCCTGGGTGGTGGCCATCGCGGTGCTGGCGGGCGCCATCGCGCTCCTGTTGTCGCAGTGGGTGGGGCGAGACGTGGCGCAACGGCTGGAGACCCTCCGAGACGGCTTCGCCGTGCTGGGTACACCGTCGGTGGAGCAGCACGTGCCGGCCCGGGGAGACGATGAGATCGCGCAGCTCGCCCTGGGCTTCAACGAGATGGCGACGCGCATCGACCGCACGCAGAAGGAACTGCGCGAGGCCATCGCCAGCCGGGACCAGTTCCTGTCCATGGCGAGCCACGAGCTGCGCACGCCGCTGACGCCGCTGAAGGCAACGCTGGAGCTGCTCATCCGCCAGTCCAGATCCGGCCCGGGGATGAGCCCGGAGCGACAGCGGGACACCTTCGTGCGGCTGAACCGGCAGGTGGACCGGCTGACGCGGCTGATTGGTGACATGCTGGACGTGTCACGGCTGCAGTCCGGGCGATTCACGTTGAAGGTGGCGCCCATGGACGTGGGGGCGCTGGCGCGCGAGGTGGTGGAGCGCATCCAGAGCGCGCGACCGGAGCGCGCGCGCCAGTTGACGCTGGAGGTCCCCGCGCAGCCCCTGGTGGGCCGGTGGGACGAGCAGCGGTTGGATCAGCTCCTCACGAACCTGGTGGAGAACGCACTGCGCTATTCGCCGCCGGACATGCCGGTGGTCGTGCGGGTGCGCGAGGAGGCGGACTGCGTGCGGTTGGAGGTGGAGGACCGGGGCATCGGCATTCCGCGGGAGAGCCTGCCGCAGCTCTTCACGCCCTTCTTCCGCGCGCACAACGCCACCGAGCACTACGCCGGGGGACTGGGGCTGGGGCTGGCCATCTGCCGTGAAATCGTGGAGCGCCACGGGGGCAGCATCCAGGCGACGAGTGACGGGCCAGGCCAGGGCACCTGCTTCACGGTGAGGCTGCTCCGGGAGGCCGTCGCAAACGCGGCCTGA
- a CDS encoding YncE family protein has protein sequence MGTQQVGASLSRGFARAVSLFSAISMLVSFTAAAQTPMRDVLLVGNNWDGTADVIDVRTYQRLKRINVIPDQSERMLEILADPARLTYFLLIREQVGEGHDQFVDDMFASKDGQIIYVSRPSFADVVAIQVSTGRIQWRTRVDGQRADHMAISPDGTRLAVSASTANRVNMIDTATGSIVGSFSTGDSPHENNYSRDGNKLFNASIGFVYTPFDTPDMDGTKGERFLQIVDARTLQVLKRINVRQKLAALGMPDMSASVRPMALSPDERFLYFQVSFFHGFVEYDLQEDRVTRLAHLPVSEETQALRRDQYILDSAHHGLAMNGDGTKLCVAGTMSNYAAIVSRETLRYRIHPLGARTYWATTSADGHYCYVSVAGDDTVSVISYATEQEVARIPVGDHPQRARTAKLAAPLLP, from the coding sequence ATGGGTACCCAGCAAGTGGGCGCGAGCCTGAGCCGAGGGTTCGCTCGAGCCGTTTCGTTGTTCTCCGCCATATCGATGTTGGTTTCGTTCACCGCCGCCGCCCAGACGCCGATGCGCGACGTCCTGCTGGTCGGCAACAACTGGGACGGGACCGCCGACGTCATTGACGTGCGGACCTACCAGCGACTGAAGCGCATCAACGTGATCCCGGACCAGAGCGAGCGGATGCTGGAAATCCTCGCTGACCCGGCGCGCCTGACGTACTTCCTGCTCATCCGTGAGCAAGTGGGCGAGGGCCACGATCAATTCGTGGATGACATGTTCGCCTCGAAGGACGGGCAGATCATCTACGTCTCGCGACCCAGCTTCGCGGACGTCGTTGCCATCCAGGTGAGCACCGGCAGGATCCAGTGGCGGACGCGGGTCGACGGTCAGCGCGCCGACCACATGGCCATCTCGCCGGATGGTACCCGGCTCGCCGTCTCGGCATCGACGGCGAATCGCGTGAACATGATCGACACCGCCACGGGGAGCATCGTCGGCTCCTTCTCCACGGGGGACAGCCCGCACGAGAACAACTACTCCCGCGACGGCAACAAGCTCTTCAATGCCAGCATCGGCTTCGTCTACACGCCATTCGATACCCCAGACATGGACGGCACCAAGGGCGAGCGCTTTCTCCAGATCGTCGATGCGCGCACGCTGCAGGTCCTCAAGAGGATAAACGTGCGCCAGAAGCTCGCCGCGCTCGGGATGCCCGACATGAGTGCGTCGGTCCGGCCGATGGCGCTTTCTCCCGACGAGCGGTTCCTCTACTTCCAGGTGTCGTTCTTCCACGGCTTCGTGGAGTACGATCTGCAGGAGGATCGCGTGACGCGGCTTGCCCACCTGCCGGTCTCCGAGGAGACCCAAGCGCTGCGCCGTGACCAATACATCCTCGACTCCGCCCACCATGGACTCGCGATGAACGGCGATGGGACCAAGCTCTGCGTGGCGGGAACGATGTCCAACTACGCGGCGATCGTCTCACGCGAGACGCTCCGCTACCGCATCCACCCGCTCGGCGCGCGGACCTACTGGGCGACCACCAGCGCCGACGGACACTACTGCTATGTCTCGGTGGCTGGCGACGACACCGTGTCGGTCATCTCCTACGCGACCGAGCAGGAGGTGGCCCGCATCCCCGTCGGTGACCACCCACAGCGTGCGCGCACCGCGAAACTCGCGGCGCCGCTCTTGCCCTGA
- a CDS encoding SGNH/GDSL hydrolase family protein → MQMSRPGGVHPLFLLWLLVVGGPPAWGAAPPRSSSCARASATLSRVAVMGASVSAGFGWGRQEGRGRTLADLLDDTVATEHTPVRNFASMWFFKNPLAAGQRQVGQVLTYAPTLTVAVDFLFWFVHGAELDEAQRLARLEQGLALLEPLPGPILLGELPAMTAAVGKALEPGMLPSPETLARLNRRISEWARPRDNVVLLPLGTWLVRSPDGSLQADGLHPTREGAKWIAARMMDSLFEACPAPGVH, encoded by the coding sequence ATGCAGATGTCCAGGCCAGGCGGAGTGCACCCCCTCTTCCTCCTCTGGCTGCTGGTGGTGGGGGGCCCCCCCGCGTGGGGGGCGGCACCGCCGCGTTCCAGCTCATGCGCCCGCGCCAGCGCCACCCTGTCGCGCGTCGCCGTCATGGGGGCGAGTGTCTCGGCCGGTTTCGGCTGGGGACGTCAGGAGGGCCGTGGCAGGACGCTCGCCGACCTCCTGGACGACACCGTGGCGACGGAGCACACGCCCGTGCGCAACTTCGCGAGCATGTGGTTCTTCAAGAACCCACTCGCCGCCGGCCAGCGACAGGTGGGCCAGGTGCTCACGTACGCGCCGACGCTGACTGTCGCCGTGGACTTCCTCTTCTGGTTCGTCCATGGCGCGGAACTCGACGAGGCGCAACGTCTGGCCCGGCTGGAGCAGGGACTGGCGTTGCTCGAGCCGCTTCCGGGGCCCATCCTCCTTGGCGAGCTGCCAGCGATGACCGCCGCCGTGGGCAAGGCACTCGAACCCGGCATGCTCCCCTCCCCGGAGACGCTCGCGAGGCTCAACCGGCGTATCTCCGAGTGGGCACGCCCACGCGACAACGTGGTCCTCCTGCCGCTCGGGACCTGGCTGGTGCGCTCGCCGGACGGCAGTCTTCAGGCGGATGGGCTGCATCCGACCCGTGAGGGCGCGAAATGGATCGCCGCGCGGATGATGGACTCGTTGTTCGAGGCGTGTCCCGCCCCCGGGGTGCACTGA
- a CDS encoding hotdog fold domain-containing protein, whose protein sequence is MPTLSSLTQSLSQLASSENLRLLWNVLRHAPGGGVLMGQLIGNMAPYTGTIRPEVLSLEPGYVRVRMRDRRAVRNHLRSVHAIALMNLGEVATGLAVLSSLTGGMRGIITHLEMDYLKKARGPISAECHAPATTPGERKEYDVQADLTDAAGEVVARARARWLIGPAMH, encoded by the coding sequence ATGCCCACCCTCTCCAGCCTGACCCAGTCCCTGAGCCAGCTCGCCTCCTCCGAAAACCTGCGCCTCCTGTGGAACGTGCTTCGCCACGCACCAGGAGGCGGAGTCCTGATGGGGCAGCTCATCGGCAACATGGCACCGTACACGGGCACCATCCGCCCGGAGGTGCTCTCCCTCGAGCCCGGCTACGTCCGGGTGCGCATGAGGGACAGGCGCGCGGTACGCAACCACCTGCGCTCGGTGCACGCCATCGCGCTGATGAACCTGGGCGAGGTGGCCACCGGGCTGGCGGTGCTGTCCTCACTGACCGGGGGCATGCGCGGCATCATCACCCACCTGGAGATGGACTACCTGAAGAAGGCGCGCGGCCCCATCTCCGCGGAGTGCCACGCACCCGCGACCACGCCCGGCGAGCGCAAGGAGTACGACGTCCAGGCGGACCTCACCGACGCGGCCGGCGAGGTCGTGGCCCGGGCCCGCGCCCGCTGGCTCATCGGCCCCGCCATGCACTGA
- a CDS encoding SDR family NAD(P)-dependent oxidoreductase — MDLELRNRRALVTGSTFGIGFAIAKGLAAEGAHVFINGRKSESVDKAIARIRQEVPGAQVEGVAADATTAEGAQAVFARVPAVDILVNNLGIFEPKPFFEIPDADWMRFFEANVLSGVRFSRHYAPGMRERGWGRILFISSESALNIPTEMVHYGMTKTAQLSISRGLAMELAESGVTVNAVLPGPTKTEGVQDFLQNLAKSKSQTVEQTESDFFRTARPGSLLRRFASPEEVAHLAVYLCSTRASATTGAALRVDGGLVNNIG; from the coding sequence ATGGATCTCGAACTGCGCAATCGTCGAGCACTCGTCACCGGCTCCACCTTCGGCATCGGCTTCGCCATCGCCAAGGGACTGGCCGCCGAGGGCGCCCACGTCTTCATCAACGGCCGCAAGAGCGAGTCGGTCGACAAGGCGATCGCGCGCATCCGCCAGGAAGTGCCCGGCGCCCAGGTGGAGGGCGTGGCGGCGGATGCCACCACCGCCGAGGGAGCCCAGGCGGTGTTCGCCCGCGTGCCCGCGGTGGACATCCTCGTGAACAACCTGGGCATCTTCGAGCCCAAGCCCTTCTTCGAGATTCCGGACGCCGACTGGATGCGCTTCTTCGAGGCCAACGTGCTCAGCGGCGTGCGCTTCTCGCGCCACTACGCGCCCGGCATGCGCGAGCGCGGCTGGGGCCGCATCCTCTTCATCTCCAGTGAGTCCGCCCTCAACATCCCCACGGAGATGGTCCACTACGGCATGACGAAGACGGCCCAGTTGAGCATCTCGCGCGGGCTCGCCATGGAGCTGGCGGAGTCGGGCGTGACGGTGAATGCCGTGCTGCCCGGCCCCACGAAGACCGAGGGCGTGCAGGACTTCCTGCAGAACCTGGCGAAGTCCAAGAGCCAGACGGTCGAGCAGACCGAGTCGGACTTCTTCCGCACCGCGCGTCCCGGCTCGCTCTTGCGCCGCTTCGCCTCGCCCGAAGAGGTGGCCCACCTGGCCGTCTACCTGTGCAGCACGCGGGCCTCGGCCACCACCGGCGCCGCGCTGCGCGTGGATGGCGGTCTCGTCAACAACATCGGCTGA
- a CDS encoding sterol desaturase family protein, with amino-acid sequence MPMLPPRSPIDVALGAFFLNLLRYVVFALPAFVFFHRRTPRRFLSRRLGPGPVSEKQARREIFYSLGSLAIFGLVGVWMYALAQAGLSRFYTDDRHGPVWFVLSIPVMLLVHDTYFYWTHRFMHWKPIFKYVHKVHHLSHDPSPLAAYAFHPLEAVIEAGIGPLILLTLPVHRGAFLIFLTIQLFINVIGHLGFELYPRGFLRSPVGRWFNTTTHHHQHHQRMKWNFGLYFNVWDWLLGTNHPQYESTFEALTTPVPESPVGAADGAEPALAGELSSRPS; translated from the coding sequence ATGCCCATGCTTCCCCCGCGTTCCCCCATTGACGTCGCGTTGGGTGCGTTCTTCCTCAACCTGCTGCGCTACGTGGTGTTCGCCCTTCCGGCGTTCGTGTTCTTCCATCGCCGCACGCCACGGCGGTTCCTGTCCCGGCGGCTGGGCCCCGGGCCCGTGAGCGAGAAGCAGGCGCGCCGGGAGATCTTCTATTCACTGGGCTCCCTGGCCATCTTCGGGCTGGTGGGCGTGTGGATGTACGCGCTCGCCCAGGCCGGGCTGTCGCGCTTCTACACCGACGACCGCCACGGGCCGGTGTGGTTCGTCCTGTCCATTCCGGTGATGCTGCTGGTGCACGACACCTACTTCTACTGGACGCACCGCTTCATGCACTGGAAGCCCATCTTCAAGTACGTCCACAAGGTGCATCACCTGTCGCACGATCCTTCGCCGCTCGCCGCCTACGCCTTCCACCCCCTGGAGGCCGTCATCGAGGCGGGCATCGGACCGCTCATCCTGCTGACCCTGCCGGTCCATCGCGGCGCGTTCCTCATCTTCCTGACCATCCAGCTCTTCATCAACGTCATCGGGCACCTGGGCTTCGAGCTGTATCCGCGGGGCTTCCTGCGCTCGCCCGTGGGCCGGTGGTTCAACACGACCACCCACCACCACCAGCACCACCAGCGGATGAAGTGGAACTTCGGCCTCTACTTCAACGTGTGGGATTGGCTGCTGGGCACCAACCACCCCCAGTACGAGTCCACCTTCGAGGCCCTCACCACGCCCGTGCCCGAGTCCCCCGTTGGCGCGGCGGACGGGGCCGAGCCGGCCCTGGCGGGGGAGCTCTCCTCGCGCCCGAGCTGA
- a CDS encoding HAD family hydrolase, giving the protein MTAPPKTIVFDLDGTLVDSLPDIIASFQYALESQKLPVPSNAEVRALIGLPLEDMYAHFAAPEQVPTLCALYREHYPRNFVTRSRPFPGAVELLRTLRERGYTLAIATTKRTDMARRFVEALGLTSAVDHIQGTDGFPHKPAPDVIQRALAALGSEGLWMVGDTTHDILAGRAAGLRTYAVTWGNHGADELATAKPDELQADLSRLLEHLPARA; this is encoded by the coding sequence ATGACCGCCCCGCCCAAGACCATCGTCTTCGACCTCGACGGCACGCTGGTGGACTCGCTGCCGGACATCATCGCCAGCTTCCAGTACGCCCTGGAGAGCCAGAAGCTGCCCGTGCCCTCGAACGCGGAGGTCCGCGCCCTCATCGGCCTGCCCCTCGAGGACATGTACGCGCACTTCGCGGCGCCCGAGCAGGTTCCCACCCTGTGCGCCCTCTACCGCGAGCACTACCCCCGCAACTTCGTCACGCGCTCGCGCCCCTTCCCCGGTGCCGTGGAGCTGCTGCGCACCCTGCGCGAGCGCGGCTACACGCTCGCCATCGCCACCACCAAGCGCACCGACATGGCCCGGCGCTTCGTCGAGGCGCTCGGGTTGACGTCCGCCGTGGATCACATCCAGGGCACCGACGGCTTTCCCCACAAGCCCGCGCCGGACGTCATCCAGCGGGCCCTCGCCGCGCTCGGCTCCGAGGGCCTGTGGATGGTGGGAGACACCACCCACGACATCCTCGCCGGACGCGCCGCGGGCCTGCGCACCTATGCCGTCACCTGGGGCAACCACGGCGCGGATGAGCTCGCCACCGCGAAGCCGGACGAGCTCCAGGCCGATCTCTCGCGGCTGCTCGAGCACCTGCCCGCGCGCGCCTGA